CCAAGGCAAAAAGCAATTATGGTATAATTGCCAAAAGGGATATTTTTGAGTGTGAAATTGCCTTTTTCATCTGCCAAAGTTTGAAAATTTGTGCCTTTAAGAGCAATAATTCCTTGCTCAACTTTTTCGTTTTCAGGGACAATAATTTTTCCTGTAATTTGGGCTTTTTGTGCAAAAATTGACAAACTACTTACATAACTGCTAAATAATAGCAAAACTATCTTTTTGTAAAAATTACTCGTCATACGGCAAAATCCATGTTTTAGGTGCAAAGGAATCGGTTTGTTTAGTTAGGTCAATAGTTGGATTTATAAATAATTTGCTTGGTCGGGCATTGAGTGTAACATACACTTCGGCACGTACTTGTGGCTGATGAACGCCTTTTTTTTCGTAATGCTTTGCTAAGAAATGGGCAAATTGCAAAATCATGTCAGGTTGCATTGCCATTTGTTTTTCTTGGTGTGGGTTCAAAAATTCGCTGTTATCTACCACTCCTTCTCGTCCTGTACGGCTGTCTTTTACATAAAAAGTGGCTGTTCCTGCTTTTTCCATAAGCATCACGCGCCAAGAGAAACGATAACCCTCTTCTGTCCAAAACAAATTTCCTTGGTAGAGCAAATATCGCCAAGGAAAAAGCAGTTGGAAGGTACAATAAACAAATAGAAAAATGAATACAAATTTTTGGTAAAAAGCAGGAAATGGAGCAGAAAAATTAGCAGCATAATGCGTAGAAAAATTATTTTTTGGGGCTAATTTTTGTTCGTTTTGCTTTGAACTGAAATCAAAAAAGATGAGCGTGCCACCTATCATTACCAAAGGAAATACACCAATTTGAAAAAGTAATCCTACCAAAGTATGAAAAATAACCACGAAAATATAAGCTACGAATCGGGTGGGTTTGTATGCCAAAAAGAACACGATAAAACAATCGTAAAGCATACCTGCCCAAGAAAATAAGTAAGGAGTGATTTGCCAAGTAAAGATTTCACCAATAAGTGGCATTTTATCGTGGGCGGGAAGCCAAATTTTGAGCGGAAGGGCTAAAATTAACCAATCATAATTGATTTTTGCCAAACCTGCATAAATATACACTATGGCAATTTGGAACTTAAAAATACCGATTACCCAAAAAGGAATTTGAGCAGTTTTATCAAATAATTTAGGAGGCGTAGGAATAATACACAAGAGCAAACAAACCAAACTAACATAATAGTAATGGTTAAGGTAATAGGTGAGGTCAATGAGTTCGGTATAAGTGAAAGTAAGAAAAAGCGTAATAGCAGAAATGCGATAAAGCCAATTTGTAGCCACAGCCACGCCCAAGGCGGCAAAAATCATAAGAAAATGTATGGCATACAAGCCTGTTTTGTCCAAGGGTTCTACCCAAGCAAAGCCGTAGTATTTGAAATGAAAAATAGGATTTAGGTAATGGTCTTCTATCCAGCCCAACGCCATAAAACGAATAGTGCCAAAAATCATTAAAGCCCCAAAAACTGCCCTAAATACCTGAAAAGGCAAAGCAGGTACGGGTTGCCAAAGATAATTTTGCAACCGCTCATAAAGCGAAAGTTTGGGCAAAGAAAGTGTTAGGTTGCTCACGAAAATTCAAAGAAATTACTTACCTATTTTCGTGTGCAAAGGTACGAAATTGTTTTAATTTAGACTTAATCTAAATTTGATTTTTTATGTCTTGGTAGTAATGTTTCGTAAGTTAAAAAATCCGTAAAACAAAGTATTTAGCCTTGGTAAATTTACAAAGCTATTTTTTTAGCATATAACAAAAAAACCCGACTTATAGCCGGGTTTTCCATTTTTTACTAATTTTTGTTTAGTTATTAATTTACTGCCTAATAATTTGCGTAGTGGCGCGTACCTTGTTATTCTTAATTTCTAGCATATAGCTACCTGCTTGCAAGTGTCCTAAATCAAGTGTATTTTTTCCTGAATTTTCTAGGGTTTGTGAGTAAATAAGTTGCCCTTTCAGGTCATACACATTTACCTGCATTTTTCCTTGCAAAGCCTCCCCGGTAGTTATATTGAAAATACCATCAGCACTTGGGTTAGGATAGACTTGGAACGAACTACGCCCTAATTGCTCTACGCCTGTGACATCAATTACACGTACCAAAATATCTTTCTGCACAAAATTAAAGCCAGGTGCCAAAGGGTTAGTGCTATTAGCAACAATCAAGCTAAAAGTTAAATTACCAACCTTCTCTTTAGCAGGCACAAGGGTAAAGGTATAGTCTTGGTTGTAGCCAGAGATTACGATATTAGCAGGATCCAGCGGAATGATAGTTGGATCGCTTACATCTACAAAAATCAAATGTGAAGGATCTCCTATTCTAAAAGGAATAGCAGGACTGGTAGAGTTACGTATAATTATTAGCTCGTCAGGTAATTCCGAAAGTGTAGGTTGCGCTAACTCAATACGTAATACGAAAGTAGTACTACCACGCACAATACTACCGTCAGTTACTTCTAAGGTGATAGTAGTTTGCCCTAAAGCATTAGGAACGGGAGTAATTTGTAAAGTACGATTTACTCCTACTCCTACCACACGGAAGGAACCAGGTGTATTTGCTACCACTGCCGTATTAGAAGAAGTAGCAGTAAATACAGCATTGGTCAAGTTTAAGCTGTTGGGCGTGAAGGTAAAGTTTACATCTTTACGCTTGTTTACCTCACCTATTTGCAAAGGAATAGGATCAAAAACAGGGAATAGCAAACCTGGATTTACCGTAAAGGTGAAACTTCTTGTTACGGTACAGATAGATGAAGTAGCTGTAATGGTAACTGTAGAAATACCTGTCTGGTTAAATGCTGGTGTTAGGCTAATTGTTCTATTTCTACCTGAACCTCCTAGTACCACTCCACTTGCAGGGAGAACAGTTGTATTAGAAGAAGAGGCACTAACTACCAAATCCGCATTTCCTAAGGTGAAAGGAATATTAAGCAAGGGAACGTTAGTAGTAGTGGTTTGTGGTGCAATTACACTGATTGTTACAGGGAAAACAGGTATATTGTAAGTAGCTGAGGCTGAGTTATTAGCCATATTCGTGTCATCTTGTGCCGAAGTAAAAGCTGAAGCACTTACCGTTACCACGGTATTAGGAATGGTACCAACCAAGTAAGTAAGTTCTAAACTTTGTCCAGGAGGTAAAGCAGGCACAAGCCAATTTCCTGTATTCGGGTTATAAGTTGAGCCTGACGGCACAATCGTATTCTTAAAAATAGTATTAGCAGGTAAAGCCGCTTTTACAGTGATGTTGGTCGCATTATTTGTACTTACATTGGAGAGCGTAATTTTTACATTTACATCTCCCGTAGTACAATCAAAATCACTATTAATTGCAACAGCAATATCTGTGGTGAACGAAGGCTTGTTACCATATACCAAAATACGGTTCATATCTCTACCTGATACAAAAAGTCTATCAAAGTTATCAAAACATACTTGGAAAGGAGTAGCCATTCCTGTTTGGGTTTGTGCTGCGGCTATACTTGTAAAATTAGGTTGTCCTAATACAACATCTGCACTTGCACCATTTACCGTAGGAATAGAGTTGAAAATAAGTACACGATTGTTAGCAAACTCAGCTACGGCTAACTTCCCGTCAGAAGAAAGAGCTATTCCAATAGGAATACTAAATTTATTAGCACCACTTCCTGAGGTACCAGTAGTAAAATTAGTTTGCCCAATTACTACATCAGCAGCTGCACCATTTGTTGTGGGTACTGAATTAAAGACAAGAATACGATGATTTCCGCGGTCTGTTATTAATAATTTGCCATCATTACTTACTACACAATACAAAGGTAGGAAAGTTTTAGAAGCTGTTGTGCCTGGGGTAGTTGTATTAAAATCAGGTTGCCCAATTACAAGGTCAGCATTAGCACCGTTAGTAGTAGGTATACTATTGTACACTAAAACACGATTATTTTCTCTATCTCCTATGAAAAGCTGTCCTTTTGGTGAAACATACAAGCCCCAAGGCTGATTTAACCTATTGCGCCCTGAACCTGGAGTATTACTTGTAAAATTATCTTGTCCAATTACTACATCAGCAGGTTGCCCATTAGTAGTAGGGATAGAATTCCACACTAATACACGGTTATTGCCGGTATCAGAGATAAGCAATTTGCCATCATTAGTAATGAAAGCACCATTTACTTGGCTAGTAAGTGCGGCAGTTGTTCCTGTAGCAGTAGAAGTAAAAGTAGGTTTACCCACTACTACCGTAGCAGGAGCTCCGTTAACATCTGGCACAGGATTCCAAATTAAGACTCTACCACCTACTCCCTGTGATCCTGAGACAAATACATTATTACTTCCTATATGTGCAGCAGTAGTTGAGGGAGTAGTAGATTGATTAGGTGTGGTAGAATTAGCCGTAAAATTGGCTTGTCCTATAACAAGGCTAGCAGGCTGCCCGTTGGTAAAAGTTTGTCCACTTGGAAAAGGAGTTTGGAAAATAAAGGTTTTTAATTGCCCTGTAACGGTATTATTTCCACTATTAAAAGTTGCTCTTATTCGGTAAAAATACAAAGTACCACTCGCTAAGCCTGTCAAATTAACGCTGATATTTTGCACGGTAGTCCCTTGTGGAATACTTTGAGATGTAGTTGTATTTCCTAAAAGGTTAGTAGTTCCCCATTCAAAGAATACATCACAAGCCACATTGGGTAGCACATTTCCGTTAATGGTAGCACTAGTAGCTGTTACATTAGTGGCATCAAGCGTAGTAACTACAGGGCCTGTAAAAAAGGTTTGTACGTTACTTGTAAAAGTAAATGTACTTACCGTAGCTCTAAAACGTACAAAGTATTGCTTACCTATATCTAAGCCTGTAACTGCTCCAGATATATTGATAGGGGATGCTCCTGAAAAAGTAGCGGGAGTAGCAGGAGCTGAAACAGTATTTCCTACAGGAAAGGTATTATCTTCTGAGACGTCTACAAAAAGATTTCCACTAGCAGTGTTAGGGGATATAGTACCTGTAACGGCTACACTAGTAAGAGTGGGTACTGCTACGGTGCTCAAAGTAATGCTAGGTGTAGGAATAAATGTCCAGCGGTATGTTAAACCAGGTGCACTAGGAGCAGTAGAAGGAGTAAGCGAAGGTGTTACAGCTCCTCCTTGGTTATTGGCAGTTGCTGCTACTGAATTTAACCAATTAGAACTAGTGGTAACCTGACGTAAATTAAAAGAGCTAGGGCCTGTACCACGAAAACCTACACCCATAATGTAAGGATTGAGTAAAGGTGGAATACCTACGGTAACGGTTCCAAAAACGACTTCAATGTTATTAGAAGTTTCATACAAACGGATTTGAAAATTAAAACTCTCAGCTGGTGGAGGGCTAGGGTTACGCCAGAAGCCAACATTTGTCCACTGAACCACTAGTACACGGTTCGGAGCTGTCCCTATAGTTTGGTATCTTAGCGTTCCATTAGATTGAGCTAATACATCCGTTACAAAACCACCAATAATATTATCAAAGTTTGAACTTGATGCTGCAAAGACATTGTCAGCTAAAGGAGGAAAGTAATTAGTAGGTACGCCAAAGAAACCTGAGCCTATGGTCTGACTACCTGAGCCAGTAAATAACTTAATATAACCATTGGCACAAACGGCAAAATTATTAAATACCTGACCATTGAAAACAAAAGGGAAGCCTATCGGCATACCAGGCCCCGTACCTGAACCTGTACTACCATCATTTCCCGTACCATTTGCATTAAAGAACAAATGATCGTCTACTTGACCAGGACCCGTACCTAGCAAAGTACCCCCTGTAATGGGTGTGTAAGTCCCTAATGTTTGAGTAAAAGCATAATTATTAACTTGGGCAGTGGCTGTATTGTGTTGTGTAAAACAGAACAGCAGAAGCCCCATAAGGATACCTACAACATGAAAAACTCCGTTTTTCAAGTGGAACGTAGGCATTATGGTATTTCGCTTTTTGTAATTTTTTTGCATAAGTGCGTAAATTGAATAAAGTTTGTTGAATAAATATAAAGTTAAAACGAAATTGCTCTATAAGTTAGCTAACACAAGTCAAAATACAAAAATAGTAATATTTTTTTAATATTCATAATTTTGGTATAAAAAACCTGTTTTTTTCTCATTTAGCTATGTTACGACTTTTCTTTTCTACTCAATTAAGAAACTTCCTATTACTCGGTGCTTTAGCTTTGGTTTTGGTTTATGCTTGTGTTTCCCCTAAAATTATGCTTTCACCAAGTGAAATGCAAATTTATCAACAACTCTCCTCTGTATGCAAAGAATTTCCTACTCAAATTCACTACTTATATACTCAGGAACGTAAGGTTCGCTATTTGGTAGTTGGGCATGACTCCTTACCTACGTTAATGATGCTACACGGCTCGCCAGGTTCAATGATGAGCTATTGGGATTACTTGCTTGATAAATCTTTACTTAAACAATTTCGGTTAGTTGTACCTGACAAATTAGGCTATGGCGGTTCAGAATTGGGAAAAACAGAAATATCTCTTGAGAAGCAGGCTTATTACATGCACCTTGTCCTGAAAAAAGAAGTCAAAAACAAACAACCTATCTTTTTAATGGGTACTTCCTATGGGGGTTCAGTAGCAGCGCGTTTAGCTATGGATTACCCCGAAAGCATCCAAGGGCTTATGCTGGTGTCCGCTTCCTTATTTCCAAATATGGAAACTACTTACCTCATATCTTATCGCCCTTTTTGGCAAATGGTACGTTGGCTCTTACCTAAGGCACTTTGGGTAGCCAATGACGAAAAGCTTTCACACCATGAGCAATTAGCTAAAATGCAAAATCTATGGTACAAAATTCACGTACCTTGCCTAATTATACATAGCTATCAAGATAACTTAATTAGTGTGAATAATGCTCTAACTGCTTACAAGCAGTTGAAAAATGCTCCTGTTAAATTGATCTTGTTAGAAGATGGTAATCATTACATTATTTGGAATTATCAAAACTTGATAGTCAATAACCTTTTACAGCTAAAAGCAGTAGTTTTAGGTAAACTCAAAGAAAATATTTGGGTGAAAGTAGTTAGACTCGGGCAAAAGGAATAAAGAATAAAAGCGGAAATAATAAACAAAAAACTCGACAATAAACAAGAATACCCACAGATTAAGAAATAACCTGTGGGTAGGATAACTTTCAACTTTTCTCTTTTGCAAAAGTTATATTATGGGTTGAGCCAAGAATTAGAACCATCGGCAGTATTTTTACCATCAGCAAGGTTTACACCACCGTAGGTGTAGAAAGGAATTTGCTGATTAGCCAACACATTGGCAGGTACAGGGAAATGCAAAATTGTACCTTTTTGTAAAGCATCTCTTCTACGCATGTCCTTAAAGTGGATACCAAAATCGCTCCAAAGTAAGTCAATATCACGTTCATAGAAAATAGCTTTCAATACTTCAGCTTGGGTAGCTGTATTAGGAATATCAGGTAATTCGCCTACGGTTTTACGTCTACCTGTGTTCAAAATATTGATAGCTCCTGAGAGGTTACCTGTCATTGCCATTGCTTCGGCTTTAAGCAAATCGTTATTGTAGGCATACATAAATGGGCAAGGACCGATGCTTTGAGCCGCATATAAATCATCATAGCGTTTTACGCGGTAATGGCTACGTAACTGCGGACCGCGAGTAACTCGGAAGAAAGCTAAGCTTGGTTCATACTTAAAGTACAGATTCAAACGTTTGTCTATTGAGTTGGCAGGAGGTAAGGTAGCATTAGTAGCCATAGGGAAGCGTTTAGGATAGTTAGGGTCTAAAAGATTGATAATTCGTAAATCAACGCGCCAGTACCAATCTAATCCTGCTCCGCCAATTAAGGCATGATCCCAGTTGACTCCATCTAACTTAATAATAAAGTCTTCAGTTATACCATTTTGAGTATAGTTCAATACCTTGTTCCAATCGGTAGCGCTGTTTTCTGCTCTGTTTCGTGCATTTTGCACAATAAAATTAGCAGCATAAGTACGTGCTAACCGAGCCAATTTTACATTATTAAGGGGTGAAGGGGTATTGATAAAAGAAGCATCAAGCGTAAAAGTATTGTTAGAAGCAATTTGGATAGCTTTATCCAGAGCTCTAATAGAAGCATTAAGAACTTGCTTATAGTCAACCAAATCATCTTTGGTTAATTTATTCAAGTCAGTATCAGGTTCTACAATTACGGCTTTATCGAAGATATTTGCTAAATAGCCATAGGCTAATCCTTTTACAAAATAGGCACAAGCTAATACCATTTGGGTTTCACTTCCATTTGTACCGACTTGAACGCCATCTTTTTCAATTCTACGAATCACATCATTAGCGTTAGTATTAGCAGCAAACAAGCGTCTGTAAGGTTCACTAATAATATCTAAATCGCTAAAAGCAAGGGTATTATTAAAAGTAGGACGAGGCTCTACCTTGAATTGCGACCACATGGCTCGGTAGTTATTAGTCATGGTTACATGGTCAGCGGTCCATTCTAAATGGACACTTGAATAAAAGGTGGGTGTATTCCACCCCCAAAAGATACTATATACATCTACAAAAGCGCCTGCTAAAAGTCCTTTCAAATCATTGGAGCGTGAAAGAGCTTTTTTAACATCAGGTTCATTAGGATTTTGTACGTCTAGTTTAGCACAGCCATTGAATATCACTAGGGCAATTGCTAAAAAGAGGGTATAAAATATTTTTTTCATATGCTTATAGGAAAAAAGGTGTTAGCTGAAATCCTAAAATCTAAGTTGTAAAGACATAGTATAAGTTCTGAAAACAGGGTAAGCAAATTGATCTACTCGGAAACTGGTAGAATTATCTGCTAAAGCCACCTCAGGATTATAACCTGTATATTTCGTGAATGTAAACAAATTACGTCCAATTAAGGCAATACGAGCATCATAAAATACTTTGCCAATCGCTCCTAACTTTTCAAAGAAGGATCTGTCAAAACTATAGCTTAGGTTAATTTCACGTACAATTACAAATCCACCTTTCTCTACGAAATAATCCACTGGATCGTTGCCGTTGTAAATACTATTAGCTGCGCTATAATATTGAATAGGTTTGCGTTTTTCTACGGGTTTACCACTTTGGTCTAAGTCAGCATGGCGATTATTGAAGTATAATAATTGCCTTGTAGAATTATAGATATTTCCTCCGATTTGTACATCTAACAAACTATATAAAGAAAAGTTCTTGTAACTAAATGTATTGGTAATTCCCATCACCAAGTCAGGGTTAGAATCTCCAATCTTGGTTACGAGTTTTTGCCCTGTTTCATCTAATAACACGAAAGCCCGCTCTGCGGTAGTACCTCGTTGGGCTTTGAGTACTACAAACCCATCCTCGTTAATTTCAAAATCCTCTAATTTACGTCCTGTAACTTGGAATAAGTTAATAACAAACCCATCAGCGTTAGTTTTTAGCTGGCTCAATGAGCGTGCTAGCACATTTCCGTACATTACTCCAAAAGGCTGTCCTTTTTCAATTCTAAACATACTGTTGGCTACCCCTGCTCCTGAGGCTACGCCGAATTTACCATCAGTAGCGTATGGAGGCACACCAAGTTCAGTAATTTCAGAACGAGTACGGCTAGCAATGATACCAAAATTCCAAGTGAAATCTTTGGTTTTTAGGGCATCCCCATTTAAGGCAAACTCTATGGTATTGGACTCCAAGGTACCTGCATTACGCACTTGGGAGATATAACCAAACCAAGGAGGTAAAGGTACGGATAAAATTTGGTCGCGCGCTACGGTTTTAGCATAATTGAACTCAAAGTTAAAGCGTTTCAGAAAACTTACATTTAACCCTACCTCAGTTTCTCCTACTTTGGAGGGGCGAAGTTGGCTGTTTCCTAATTGATTACGCACCACTACACCATTAGAACTGCTAAATGTTTCGTATTGGTCAGAAAAGCGGGGTCTTTGTCCTGATGTACCATAAGAGGCACGTAATTTCAATTCGTCAATACCAGGAATTTTTACATCTTCGCTCAAACGATAAGCTCCTGAAATACGATAAAATATTTGACTTCTTTCTTGTGAACCAAAGAGCGAAGATCGGTCATTACGTACTAATCCTTCTAAAATATAGCGATCGCGATAATCTGTACGTACATTTAAGAATACATTTTCGGCTCTGACTAAGGTAGAACCATTAGCGACAGCAAGAGTGGTACGGTCCAAAAAACTAGCATCACGCACCCCTGAAGAGGCAAAACGAGAACCAGACAAGGAATTAAAATCAGTATTGTATTGTTCCCATTGGTAGCGTATTGTAGAGCCTATTTTCAAATCATTATCTAAAAAGGCTTTATTAAAGTAAGCATTTAGCGTAGCAACCTGCCCTATTTCTCCTGATTTCAAAGTCTGTAAGAAACCTCCATTTCCATTAGGAAAATTACGAGTGATATAATTTTTATCTTGCCAACGTTCAAAATTTACCCATGTGCGGTCAAGAGAGTATTGTCCTTCTAAACGGAGCCAATCAGTAGCTTGGTAAGAGAGTACCATATTTCCCAGCAATCTATCTCTGTTTAGCTTAAATTGGTCGTTGTAAGCTACATATAGGGGATTAGTAGCATTATTATAGATGTTAGGGCTAATATTATCAAAAGGAGTTCCATCGGGGTTAGGAGCTCGTAAATTTAGGAAAGGCTCATTTAAAAGAACAGAGTAGAAAATTCCTGACTGCCCCCGCTCAGAGGCTTGCGGACCAACAGAACTTGAAAATAAAGAAGAGATACTAACTTTTAGTTTATCTATAATTTTATGATCCACATTTACTCTCACATTTTTTCTATCAAAGGCAGGTAAGCCTTCTACCACTCCTTGTGTTACCAAATTCTCACCTGAAACCATGAAGTTAGTATTTCGGCTGGTAGAAGCAACAGAAACATAATTATTGTAAAATAAACGTGATTTAAATACTTGAGCTTGCTGATCATAGTTTACAGGATAAGGATTATCTGCAATTCCATCGGCTTCTTCTATGCGCGAACCCAAATTGTTAGGATCCTGCAATTTGAAACTACCATCAGGGTTGAGCTGATAGTGATGGTGTTTAGCTAGGGGGAATTTACGCTGTAAGTTAGTAAATCCTACTTCACTGCGTACTGTAACACGAGTTTGCCCTTCCATTTCTGCACCACGCTTGGTTATGATTTGAATAACACCATTTGCCGCCTGCGAACCATACAAAGAAGCTCCTGCAGCACCTTTTACAATCTCAATAGACTCTACATCATTCATGTTAATATCTGCCAAGGTAGTTCCTGGTGCAGTAATTACTCCATCAACGATAATAAGTGGATTAGAGGTGCCTTGGATGTTGGTAGCCCCCCGTAAGCGGATATTAGGTGCTGTACCAGGAATACCTGTACCTTGCACAATTTGAGCACCAGCTACTTTCCCCCTAATAGCATTAGCAGGGTCTATAGCAGGTACTTCTTTCAAGGTCTTTTCACCGATCTTAGCAATAGAAAAGCCTAATTTCTTGGTAGAAGTTCCTTCGGCAACGCCCGTAACTACTACTTCCCCAAGCATTTTTTCATCAGCAACTAATTGTACATCAATGACACTTTGTGAGCCTACGGCAATCTCTTGGCGCACATACCCCACCCCTGAGAATATAAGTACGGCATCGTTACTACTTACAGTAATGCTATAACTTCCGTCAGCATTACTTGCTGTTCCCTTAGAAGTACCTTTAACAAGTACGGTAATACCTGGTAAGCCATTCCCTTCTGCGTCGGTTATTTTACCTGTAATTGTTCGCTCTTGTGCATAAAGTTGCCCAATGACAGCCAAGCACAGAAAAAGCAAGCTGCAAAGTAATTTTTTGTTCATAAACGTAAGTTTGTAGTTTAAGTAAAGTTTGAATTTAGCTGATAAAAAAATTTAGCTATAAAAAATAGCTACAAATGTCTCTCTCCACTTTCTTGGCAGAGAGTTACGTTTTGTGGTCGCTAAAATATATTTTATTTTTGAA
The sequence above is a segment of the Bacteroidia bacterium genome. Coding sequences within it:
- a CDS encoding HTTM domain-containing protein codes for the protein MSNLTLSLPKLSLYERLQNYLWQPVPALPFQVFRAVFGALMIFGTIRFMALGWIEDHYLNPIFHFKYYGFAWVEPLDKTGLYAIHFLMIFAALGVAVATNWLYRISAITLFLTFTYTELIDLTYYLNHYYYVSLVCLLLCIIPTPPKLFDKTAQIPFWVIGIFKFQIAIVYIYAGLAKINYDWLILALPLKIWLPAHDKMPLIGEIFTWQITPYLFSWAGMLYDCFIVFFLAYKPTRFVAYIFVVIFHTLVGLLFQIGVFPLVMIGGTLIFFDFSSKQNEQKLAPKNNFSTHYAANFSAPFPAFYQKFVFIFLFVYCTFQLLFPWRYLLYQGNLFWTEEGYRFSWRVMLMEKAGTATFYVKDSRTGREGVVDNSEFLNPHQEKQMAMQPDMILQFAHFLAKHYEKKGVHQPQVRAEVYVTLNARPSKLFINPTIDLTKQTDSFAPKTWILPYDE
- a CDS encoding T9SS type A sorting domain-containing protein — its product is MQKNYKKRNTIMPTFHLKNGVFHVVGILMGLLLFCFTQHNTATAQVNNYAFTQTLGTYTPITGGTLLGTGPGQVDDHLFFNANGTGNDGSTGSGTGPGMPIGFPFVFNGQVFNNFAVCANGYIKLFTGSGSQTIGSGFFGVPTNYFPPLADNVFAASSSNFDNIIGGFVTDVLAQSNGTLRYQTIGTAPNRVLVVQWTNVGFWRNPSPPPAESFNFQIRLYETSNNIEVVFGTVTVGIPPLLNPYIMGVGFRGTGPSSFNLRQVTTSSNWLNSVAATANNQGGAVTPSLTPSTAPSAPGLTYRWTFIPTPSITLSTVAVPTLTSVAVTGTISPNTASGNLFVDVSEDNTFPVGNTVSAPATPATFSGASPINISGAVTGLDIGKQYFVRFRATVSTFTFTSNVQTFFTGPVVTTLDATNVTATSATINGNVLPNVACDVFFEWGTTNLLGNTTTSQSIPQGTTVQNISVNLTGLASGTLYFYRIRATFNSGNNTVTGQLKTFIFQTPFPSGQTFTNGQPASLVIGQANFTANSTTPNQSTTPSTTAAHIGSNNVFVSGSQGVGGRVLIWNPVPDVNGAPATVVVGKPTFTSTATGTTAALTSQVNGAFITNDGKLLISDTGNNRVLVWNSIPTTNGQPADVVIGQDNFTSNTPGSGRNRLNQPWGLYVSPKGQLFIGDRENNRVLVYNSIPTTNGANADLVIGQPDFNTTTPGTTASKTFLPLYCVVSNDGKLLITDRGNHRILVFNSVPTTNGAAADVVIGQTNFTTGTSGSGANKFSIPIGIALSSDGKLAVAEFANNRVLIFNSIPTVNGASADVVLGQPNFTSIAAAQTQTGMATPFQVCFDNFDRLFVSGRDMNRILVYGNKPSFTTDIAVAINSDFDCTTGDVNVKITLSNVSTNNATNITVKAALPANTIFKNTIVPSGSTYNPNTGNWLVPALPPGQSLELTYLVGTIPNTVVTVSASAFTSAQDDTNMANNSASATYNIPVFPVTISVIAPQTTTTNVPLLNIPFTLGNADLVVSASSSNTTVLPASGVVLGGSGRNRTISLTPAFNQTGISTVTITATSSICTVTRSFTFTVNPGLLFPVFDPIPLQIGEVNKRKDVNFTFTPNSLNLTNAVFTATSSNTAVVANTPGSFRVVGVGVNRTLQITPVPNALGQTTITLEVTDGSIVRGSTTFVLRIELAQPTLSELPDELIIIRNSTSPAIPFRIGDPSHLIFVDVSDPTIIPLDPANIVISGYNQDYTFTLVPAKEKVGNLTFSLIVANSTNPLAPGFNFVQKDILVRVIDVTGVEQLGRSSFQVYPNPSADGIFNITTGEALQGKMQVNVYDLKGQLIYSQTLENSGKNTLDLGHLQAGSYMLEIKNNKVRATTQIIRQ
- a CDS encoding alpha/beta hydrolase codes for the protein MLRLFFSTQLRNFLLLGALALVLVYACVSPKIMLSPSEMQIYQQLSSVCKEFPTQIHYLYTQERKVRYLVVGHDSLPTLMMLHGSPGSMMSYWDYLLDKSLLKQFRLVVPDKLGYGGSELGKTEISLEKQAYYMHLVLKKEVKNKQPIFLMGTSYGGSVAARLAMDYPESIQGLMLVSASLFPNMETTYLISYRPFWQMVRWLLPKALWVANDEKLSHHEQLAKMQNLWYKIHVPCLIIHSYQDNLISVNNALTAYKQLKNAPVKLILLEDGNHYIIWNYQNLIVNNLLQLKAVVLGKLKENIWVKVVRLGQKE
- a CDS encoding SusC/RagA family TonB-linked outer membrane protein, with amino-acid sequence MLFLCLAVIGQLYAQERTITGKITDAEGNGLPGITVLVKGTSKGTASNADGSYSITVSSNDAVLIFSGVGYVRQEIAVGSQSVIDVQLVADEKMLGEVVVTGVAEGTSTKKLGFSIAKIGEKTLKEVPAIDPANAIRGKVAGAQIVQGTGIPGTAPNIRLRGATNIQGTSNPLIIVDGVITAPGTTLADINMNDVESIEIVKGAAGASLYGSQAANGVIQIITKRGAEMEGQTRVTVRSEVGFTNLQRKFPLAKHHHYQLNPDGSFKLQDPNNLGSRIEEADGIADNPYPVNYDQQAQVFKSRLFYNNYVSVASTSRNTNFMVSGENLVTQGVVEGLPAFDRKNVRVNVDHKIIDKLKVSISSLFSSSVGPQASERGQSGIFYSVLLNEPFLNLRAPNPDGTPFDNISPNIYNNATNPLYVAYNDQFKLNRDRLLGNMVLSYQATDWLRLEGQYSLDRTWVNFERWQDKNYITRNFPNGNGGFLQTLKSGEIGQVATLNAYFNKAFLDNDLKIGSTIRYQWEQYNTDFNSLSGSRFASSGVRDASFLDRTTLAVANGSTLVRAENVFLNVRTDYRDRYILEGLVRNDRSSLFGSQERSQIFYRISGAYRLSEDVKIPGIDELKLRASYGTSGQRPRFSDQYETFSSSNGVVVRNQLGNSQLRPSKVGETEVGLNVSFLKRFNFEFNYAKTVARDQILSVPLPPWFGYISQVRNAGTLESNTIEFALNGDALKTKDFTWNFGIIASRTRSEITELGVPPYATDGKFGVASGAGVANSMFRIEKGQPFGVMYGNVLARSLSQLKTNADGFVINLFQVTGRKLEDFEINEDGFVVLKAQRGTTAERAFVLLDETGQKLVTKIGDSNPDLVMGITNTFSYKNFSLYSLLDVQIGGNIYNSTRQLLYFNNRHADLDQSGKPVEKRKPIQYYSAANSIYNGNDPVDYFVEKGGFVIVREINLSYSFDRSFFEKLGAIGKVFYDARIALIGRNLFTFTKYTGYNPEVALADNSTSFRVDQFAYPVFRTYTMSLQLRF